In a genomic window of Niallia taxi:
- a CDS encoding NAD(P)-dependent alcohol dehydrogenase has translation MTTAKARAVDGPDKSFRAAEIKRRDLDLTDILIEIKYAGICHSDIHTAHGEWGPVNYPLVPGHEIAGIVTEVGPEVTKYKVGDRVGVGCMVDSCGECENCVRGEEQYCLKGNIPTYAGVDKYGEPTQGGYSTHIVVTEDFVVKIPDNIELDAAAPLLCAGITTYSPLNRWGAGPGKKVAVVGLGGLGHMAVKIAHAMGADVTVLSQTLSKKEDGLQFGANNYYATSDPATFEKLAGSFDLIINTVSASINLDAYISLLSLDGTLVNVGAPGEPLSLNVMSLIGHRRSFAGSMIGGIRETQEMLDFCAKHDIAPNIEIISADEIDEAYKRVLASDVKYRFVIDTSTM, from the coding sequence ATGACAACAGCTAAAGCGAGAGCAGTTGACGGTCCAGATAAGTCGTTCCGAGCTGCAGAAATTAAAAGACGTGACCTGGATTTAACAGATATTCTGATTGAAATCAAGTATGCAGGAATATGTCACTCTGACATCCATACAGCTCACGGTGAATGGGGTCCAGTAAACTATCCACTAGTACCAGGACATGAGATTGCCGGAATTGTCACAGAAGTTGGACCTGAGGTAACAAAGTATAAGGTTGGTGACAGAGTTGGAGTCGGCTGTATGGTTGATTCATGTGGAGAATGTGAGAACTGCGTTAGAGGTGAAGAGCAATACTGCCTTAAAGGGAATATTCCTACATACGCTGGTGTAGACAAGTATGGTGAGCCAACTCAAGGTGGCTATTCAACACATATTGTCGTGACAGAAGATTTTGTTGTGAAAATTCCTGATAACATCGAGCTTGATGCTGCAGCACCATTACTATGTGCAGGTATTACAACATATTCACCATTAAATCGTTGGGGAGCAGGTCCAGGTAAAAAGGTTGCAGTTGTTGGTCTTGGCGGATTAGGTCATATGGCTGTTAAAATTGCACATGCTATGGGTGCTGACGTAACAGTTCTATCACAAACATTAAGCAAAAAAGAAGACGGACTACAATTCGGTGCAAACAATTACTATGCTACAAGTGACCCAGCAACATTTGAGAAGCTGGCAGGGTCCTTCGATCTTATTATTAACACAGTAAGTGCAAGTATTAACCTTGATGCATATATTTCCTTGCTGTCACTTGACGGAACATTGGTAAATGTCGGTGCACCTGGTGAGCCGTTATCACTTAATGTAATGTCATTAATCGGACATCGCCGTTCCTTCGCAGGCTCTATGATCGGCGGCATTCGTGAAACACAAGAAATGCTAGATTTCTGTGCAAAGCATGATATAGCTCCAAATATTGAAATCATCTCAGCTGATGAAATTGACGAAGCATATAAGCGTGTACTTGCTTCTGATGTTAAATATCGTTTTGTTATTGATACAAGTACAATGTAA
- a CDS encoding AzlD domain-containing protein, which translates to MEVSWTVLLIIIGGAVVTFIPRVIPIMILSRMKLSEGVQKWLYFVPIAILAAIVGQELFIQNNEISLSLNKELLAAIVTVFIAISTRSLLWTVISGVTAFVLVRWLFSL; encoded by the coding sequence ATGGAAGTAAGTTGGACTGTTCTTCTTATTATTATTGGTGGTGCTGTAGTCACGTTTATACCAAGAGTTATTCCAATTATGATACTCAGCAGAATGAAGCTGTCTGAAGGTGTTCAAAAATGGCTGTATTTTGTGCCGATTGCAATTTTAGCTGCCATCGTTGGGCAAGAATTATTTATCCAAAATAATGAAATAAGTCTATCACTAAACAAAGAGCTGTTAGCAGCAATTGTCACCGTATTTATTGCGATAAGTACTCGCAGTTTATTATGGACAGTTATTTCAGGAGTTACAGCATTTGTACTAGTACGATGGTTATTTTCCTTATAA
- a CDS encoding AzlC family ABC transporter permease → MSLNTSYSHITQRSETDDSFFQGVRACIPTLFAYLSIGFACGIVQKTAGLSLAEISLLTLFVYSGSAQFIVASMYLINPPIAVITTIFFVNLRHLLLSAALSPFFQHVSPFRNMLIGAILTDETFGVALQKSVQKNNISEKWMHGLNITAYINWFIANLSGAYLAQWITNTDALGLEFALPAIFIGLLVITIAERKTLLSDLVVCILAVLLLLVISLWFSSSLSILIATIIAASMGMVMSKWK, encoded by the coding sequence ATGTCCCTCAATACTAGTTATTCTCATATCACACAGAGAAGTGAAACAGATGATTCTTTTTTTCAAGGAGTACGAGCATGTATACCAACACTATTTGCCTACTTAAGCATTGGCTTTGCATGTGGTATTGTTCAAAAAACGGCAGGGCTTAGTCTAGCAGAAATTTCCCTGTTAACGTTATTTGTATATTCTGGCTCCGCACAGTTTATCGTTGCTAGTATGTACCTAATCAATCCGCCCATTGCTGTCATAACTACCATTTTTTTCGTTAATTTGCGTCATTTGCTGTTAAGCGCTGCATTATCACCTTTTTTCCAGCATGTCTCCCCCTTTCGTAACATGTTAATCGGTGCAATATTAACAGATGAAACATTTGGTGTTGCCCTTCAAAAGAGTGTTCAGAAGAATAATATAAGTGAAAAATGGATGCATGGCCTGAATATAACTGCCTATATTAATTGGTTTATTGCCAACTTATCTGGAGCTTACCTTGCACAATGGATTACAAACACAGATGCACTTGGTTTAGAGTTTGCATTACCTGCAATATTTATCGGCTTATTAGTTATAACCATTGCAGAACGAAAAACATTGTTAAGTGACTTGGTTGTCTGCATACTAGCTGTGCTGCTTTTATTAGTTATTTCGTTATGGTTCTCTAGTAGCTTGAGCATTCTTATTGCAACTATTATAGCAGCTTCAATGGGGATGGTGATGTCTAAATGGAAGTAA
- a CDS encoding TrmB family transcriptional regulator codes for MEDIFKELQKLGFSQYECKAYVSLLKHSPMTGYEISKRSSVPRSMIYEVLGKLLDKGAVYIVPSDPVNYAPLPAKDLISRLRLNFEHSFDFLEKNLSILESEQEVDTIHRISGDENVLAEMNSLIMNAQEEIWLSVWAPQIPFIKEAVLHKEKDGLSVTSILFGAPDTSLGYTTHHDYMSPKVAEERTNGRLTIVARDNEEVIIANFFPATQGWAIKTQDPALVLVALEYIGHDIIFAALTNEIGEQRVEALWRENKELLRVVTGKRFK; via the coding sequence ATGGAGGATATTTTTAAAGAATTGCAAAAGCTCGGATTTTCCCAATATGAATGTAAAGCATATGTAAGTTTACTAAAGCATTCTCCGATGACAGGTTATGAAATAAGTAAACGATCCAGTGTTCCTCGTTCTATGATTTACGAAGTACTTGGAAAACTCCTTGATAAAGGTGCAGTCTACATAGTTCCGTCTGATCCTGTAAATTATGCCCCACTGCCGGCAAAAGACTTAATTTCTCGACTGCGATTAAACTTTGAACACTCATTCGACTTTTTAGAAAAAAACTTATCGATACTTGAAAGTGAACAAGAGGTAGACACCATTCATCGTATTAGCGGTGATGAGAATGTTCTAGCGGAAATGAATAGCTTAATCATGAATGCACAGGAGGAGATTTGGTTATCAGTATGGGCTCCACAAATTCCTTTTATAAAAGAGGCAGTGTTACATAAAGAAAAGGACGGCCTTTCTGTTACCTCCATCTTATTTGGAGCTCCCGACACTTCACTTGGTTATACAACACACCATGATTATATGTCTCCTAAAGTAGCAGAAGAGCGAACAAACGGCAGACTGACAATTGTAGCCCGTGATAATGAAGAGGTTATTATTGCGAATTTCTTCCCGGCTACCCAAGGATGGGCAATTAAAACACAAGACCCGGCCCTTGTTTTAGTTGCACTAGAATATATTGGCCATGATATTATTTTTGCGGCATTAACGAATGAAATTGGTGAGCAAAGAGTAGAAGCTCTTTGGCGTGAAAATAAAGAGTTATTAAGGGTTGTTACAGGAAAACGGTTCAAATAG
- a CDS encoding MerR family transcriptional regulator has translation MNWKINEIANLYDISAHTLRYYEDINLVVPRRGENNYRIYTDENLQQLNIIRDLRKFNIPLEEIKDYLEKRTVEKTLNLLKKQQLFIEQELAALQEMQHIVEERIDVFTQTVPCAEGVCQLIECPDRYVIASIDKDIDSEHVDLSLKELYKKYENNLPHLEQHMIGSFLYNTESKTISHRVFYFIENASDFHATVLPKGKYAAICYKGSYKKTEQYIVKLKEYIVENKLEMDGELFETYIIDFHETHIADEYVTRIEVKIKETT, from the coding sequence ATGAACTGGAAAATTAACGAAATTGCTAATCTTTATGATATCAGTGCACATACCTTACGTTATTACGAGGATATAAATTTAGTCGTCCCCCGCAGAGGAGAAAATAATTATCGAATTTATACAGATGAAAATTTACAGCAATTAAATATCATTCGAGATTTAAGAAAATTTAATATTCCTTTAGAAGAAATAAAAGATTATTTGGAAAAACGCACCGTAGAGAAGACGTTAAACCTGTTGAAAAAGCAGCAGCTCTTTATTGAGCAAGAGTTAGCTGCTTTGCAGGAAATGCAGCATATCGTCGAGGAAAGAATTGATGTTTTTACACAAACTGTGCCATGTGCAGAGGGTGTGTGTCAGCTAATCGAATGTCCAGACAGATATGTGATTGCAAGCATTGATAAAGATATTGACAGTGAGCATGTTGACCTTTCGTTGAAAGAGCTATATAAAAAATACGAAAACAATCTCCCCCATTTAGAACAACATATGATAGGAAGTTTTTTGTACAATACCGAAAGCAAGACTATCAGTCACCGTGTTTTTTATTTTATTGAAAATGCTTCTGATTTCCATGCAACGGTTTTGCCAAAAGGAAAATATGCAGCGATTTGTTATAAAGGCAGCTACAAAAAAACCGAGCAATATATCGTGAAGCTTAAGGAATACATAGTGGAAAATAAATTAGAGATGGATGGCGAGCTTTTCGAAACGTATATCATTGATTTTCATGAAACCCATATAGCGGATGAATATGTGACAAGGATTGAAGTGAAGATTAAGGAAACTACTTAA